The sequence atcctcatcatagttctcatcccctaccgacggtacctgtgcaccaaactcaacaatatcccatatacttttgtggagcgagattagatgaaatcgcattaaatcgctccacctagcgtaatcttcaccatcaaaagttggtggtttgcctaatgggacggaaagtaaaggtgtatgtttggaaatgcgagggtagcgtagggggatcttactatacttcttgcgctcttggcgcttagaagtgacggagggcgcatcggagtcggaggtcgatgttgatgaagtgtcggtctcgtagtagaccaccttcctcatcctcttgtgcttgtcgcctttccgatgcggcttgtgggaagaagattttcctttcttctctttgtgatgagaagaagatttcttctccttccctttgttggaggagctcttcttcttctccctccttttggtgcgggactcttccgatgaagtgctcccgtagcttgtagtgggcttttcgccggtctccatctccttcttggcgtgatctcccgacatcacttcgagcggttaggctctaatgaagcaccgggctctgataccaattgaaagtcgcctagaggggggggtgaatagggcgaaactgaaatttacaaatataaacacaacttcaagccgggttagcgttagtaataaagaaatgagtccgcgagagagggcgcaaaacaaatcccaagccaataagcaagtgagacacggagatttgttttaccgaggttcggttcttgcaaacctactccccgttgaggaggccacaaaggccgggtctctttcaacccttccctctctcaaacgatccctcggaccgagtgagctttctcttcttaatcacttggaacacaaagttcccacaaggaccaccacaagtttggtgtctcttgcctcaattacaagtgaatttgatcgcaatgaaagaatcaagaaagcacgattgaaaaagccaagcgacaagagcgacaaacaaCACACGGAtccctttctctctcaagccactaatcactaatgatctcttttctcaattgtgaaacttggagagatggaggctttgaatgtgtcttggaatggattgctagctcttgtattgaatgttgaaggttggaatgcttggatgatatgaatggaggtggttggggttgtatttatagccaccaaccacttcctagccgttgggccattctgctgagcgcggacggtccgccctcctggtgcggacggtccgcccctgtagatcaacggctgaaaatgcaacggtcagcagtaacggctatatcaacggctatattgcatttaatgcggcgtcagatgtcagacagagccagtcgcggacggtccgcccgcctggtccggacggtccgcgaggccgctataattcatttctccgaacccgttaccttcgggtttttcggtttctcacctaccggacggtccgtgccagaggccggacggtccgcgcaagggctcggacggtctttgcttttcctccggacagtccatagcacagacttggatttttgcattggttctggccgagtgacatcctcgtgtcgcggacggtccgccgcaagggcccggacggtccgcgcttggcctgtttttccaaaaagcttctcctgtccggaataatctacggtattccggacagtcgatttagtatagttatagatgaacctttggcacctgtgtaacatataatctaaagcaaactagttaggccaattgtttgtgttgggcgattcaaccaccaaaattaattagggactaggtgtaagcctaattccctttcaggccaCCGCTGCGTTCTGCTTCGTTCGCCTAACTGGCGGCATGTCGGCGCACTGGCACGGTCGCCAGATATCAAGATCGGTTCCAGGCGCTCCTACCTCGTGCCGGGACACTCGAGGAGTCGCAGGGGGTCCAACTCTTCATCGGAGGCCTTCAGCCACCGCTCGACATCGGCGTCCGCATCCAAAACCCGCAGTCCTTGGCAGCCACCATGAGCCTGGCCAGGCAATTCCAGCCGCGTGAGCAGTACGCCGCCCCGATATCCCGGGCCCGCCACGGCCTCTGTCGACGCCGCCAGGTCCCCGAGCAGCAGCACCCGCGATGATCTCCGTCGAGGGCTGCCAGATCAAGCGACTCACCCAGGCGGAGCAAGAGGAGCGGCGCCGCAAAGGCCTCTGCTACAACTGCGACGAGAAGTACACCCGGGGCCACAACCGTGTCTGCCAGCGGCTGTTCCTCCTGGAGGGCATCGAGGAAGATGATGTTGACGACATCACCAAGGAGCCTGCGGCTGAGGGGCaaaacctcgccggagaagacaggtCGTGACTACGAACTGCGTAGTCAAGGCCCTGCTGTCCGGGGATACTCAGCCCATGACACATGCATTATTAGATTCGGAAAACACCATTGTACTATTGCAACAAAGAACTGCAAATGTGAACACTGAACAACTTGCCATGTAAGGGTCATTCTTTAAGTTCTGAAGTTGTTGCAACTAGAAGCACAAGGACATATACATGAGTATCAAATTCAACCTGGAACTAGACTTGCTACGACATTCCACATTAGGCAGTTGGGGAATTCCAATGAAGCGTTAATGAAATATCATTCTTGATCAGCTATCCTCGTGAGCATGTCAATACATACAAAGTGAGTGATTTGACATACTGCGGACAAATCCAACACTGAGATTATGGATAAACTCACACCAATAAGGGAGGATAATTTGAAAAGGGTTTCAAACATGAATGAGTTGATATAGGAAATCTCCTGTGTATGAGCATGCCTGAACAGAAAATGCACTACACGAGAATATAGTTTCACGCATGTTTATAGTGCATTGTTTTGAACAACTTTAATGCACAAGAAAAAAATCAAATTAAGACTTTGACCCCCATACTATACATTAGACTAACGAAATGCACATAGTTTTGAACATTATGGTCTCCAATTCTCCATTGAAGCTAATTTAAGCATTGTTAAAAGGATGTATTAACGGTGCTACTTTAAGTAATGCAATTCGACTAAAACGTTATGCAGACTTTTTTTGGTATGATTAGTCATAGAATATGTAAAACATGTTCAAATAAGCATGTACTTTGCAGGATAAGAAAGAGCAATATGATCTGCTTGGAATTGACATCTAGTCATTCATGACTCACATCATGATAAGATGTAAATGATGAGTAAACAATTCTAAGTTCTCAACCCATGGTGTACGGATAGGACTACAGGGGTTCAAAAAGGAGGATACCTCCATAGACGGTCCACAACTTCTCCTTGTCCAATATGTTTATGCAGCAAAACAGGCACATCGTCGGGGACAACATAACCATACCTATAATTCCAATTGTATTGAGCCCTAATTAGATTATAAAAGGCTATAGTGTGCATATGCAAAAGTAAAAAAAAAACAGTTGCACAAGACAAAGTGAACATTTAATGTTAACAGTCCTTACCAATGACCAACCACTTCTCCCTTGGCATCAGAACTGAAAATGATGACATTTCCTGCATACTTATGACCTCCCACGTGTGAGCATGCACTGACAGCCACCTGACCATCAAGTCCCAGTCCATTTATCTCTTCCTTGAACCTTTTAATCAAAGCAGGTCCACAAATACCACACCTTATATCCCTTCTTTGATGGGAGCAAACGAAAACATAGGAACCACTTATAGGCTCAGGAGATCCAGGAAGCCAGTCAATATCCTTCACAAACACTTCTTCAACAAAGTTGTCGACGTCAAAATGGGTCAGCCCTCTGCAAACATATTATGTCACACACTAAAATGGGTCAGCCAGTCAATATCCTTCACAACCACATGTTTATTAGTTTAGGACGCTCACAACTTACTTGTATCTGATCATATCTGGAAAGATCAACACATCTCCATTTGATGATTCAGTGCCATCTTCTCCTTCACAGATGGTGAATTTGATCTGTGACACGGTAGAATATAGCAGGCATTGgatatgtatgtaaagaaaaatgaattagaaaaaaaAACTGTCGAGCTTACAATCTTTTTCGAAAGCATATCttttcgaaaagaacatcaacaaACCAGAGTGAACAAAGCAACATTCTAATAATATAAAATATCACCCCAAAAATTACAATTGTGCAAGAATAACGTGCATCCCAAAGATGATAGACTAGTTCAAAACAATAGGTAATACCCTCTCAAGGAGCCTATATAACGAAAGCACTAATTGCTTATTTGTTATTTGGGAGACACAACAATGGTAAAAAAAAATCAGCCTGGTGCTTATATtaaaaaactcggccggggagggaaagaccgccctcccgcTATTATATTAAGAATagaccgaaacatggtcccggccgagaaaCCCCCTGAACCCTTGCCTCCCATCACTAACGAGTCGAGTCCACtgcccactctgcaacggcccaaccgGAAGGTGGCGCGCAGGATATCGATCCCCGAGAGCGGGCAGGGCACAACGACGggattttttaaccaagcccgaaATTCGTCCACGAGGGGGATCGAACCCGAgacctggaggtgctactcggaagccttaatCATTACACTAGAGGCACTTTCGCTCAACATATACATTGAATAAGGGACCAGAAACCTAAAGACACGCAGTACATGTTTTTGCATTTCCTCCAAACCATCAACAATGTAAATcatatgatcaatggcaacactcaCAAATAATAGAGGCAATGATTTTTATGTTCCTGACTAAGATTATTCAATTAGGAACAAGTAGATCCTAGAGCTAACCAATGTGTCAAACCCATTCAAGTCATAGCTAAATACACATAACAGTATATGCGAAGAACATTAGGAATATCGATGATTCCCACAAAAGAAAATGAGCAAGGATTTAAACCAACTACTGTAAGCTATTACTTAGATAGTTAGATGGCACTTGAGGGAAAAAACAGAGACTAGAACCTAAAGTAACATTGGAAAAATCAAATGGGGCAAATGACTTCTCAAGTTTCAAATAATCATTAACCAAAACTAACACCAACTCGTGGCACCATTAGCAAATAACCATGTCAAGGACCCAAACAAGGAACAAAACCATATAATATTCATATAACTGTCTCTTAAACTTGACCACTGGAAATGCATCATGGATGCCAAGCAAAAAGTAAGTGATTCAGATAAACAACTAAATTTAGAATAAAAAAATTCATGAGTGTCATGGTTCTATCCGATTAAGGGTTTGTTTGGTTCAGGCGTTCAGCAATAGAATCCTGAAAATCTGATTCTAGCTGTGAGCTGTGAGAAAGTTGTTGTGAGTTGATGATTGTAGAAAAACTAAAAATTGTTTGGTTGAAACAACTGTCAACTATAGATTTTATAAGAGAATGACAACTTGTGACATGGATGACAGGAATCTGGAAAATAAATCTATTCCGCTGTTGTACCCATTTGGTTGAGACTCCAGATTTTTTACAGTGAATCTGGTTcagaaagctgaaccaaacacaccctaaaaatAATCAGAACATATACAGTCAAAGCATAAAAGCTAAACCAGAACACAAGCTACACAGATCCCAATAGTACACACTGAATTCCTGAGCCATGTGCAAATCCCCGAAGAATGATTCAGATGTCCTACCGAAGCTACTAAAATATGATTCATGACTTAAGGATCCATAACATCAACAGATGGGATTGGAATGGAACCATGAATAACATCAACGTAACCCTAACAAGTAGAGGAGACATATATAGTTCGTTTATGTATACCTCTTAAACTTCAGCATCAGAATAGAACCATGGAATATGGATAAACAAAATAAAAGCAGAATCCAAATTATGACGATGGGCTCCAGACAAATAGATGTATAGTTAAACAAAACCAGAACATATAAGTTCAAAATATAAATGCCAAACCGCAACTTACGCTAGAGTCGCAGAGTCCAATAGTACGAAGTGTTTCCTATGTCAAGTCCAAGCCCCAAACCAAGGTTCAGATATCCAACAGACTACTAAAATATCAAGTAGTATCAGCCAAAATCTTCACAGTTCAAACTAAGACCTCATAAACAGCCACAGAGAACAAGGTGTAGTTACAACGGGCGCAAATCATAAAATAGCACCCCTAGATTCTAGTGGCGAGTTCGGCAACAAAAACCATAATCACAGCCGAACAGAACAAAGCACTCTGTCTACAACGATCGTAAAACCCCACATGTAAATTAACCTCGCCCGTATGCAGACAAGCCAACCATACAAGATCACGTGATACCTCGAGCTAGTTGAGTACTTGCTGTAAAAAAGGCCCAAAATCGAAATCACCAGCTTCCAGTTCGCAATTCCCGCAAATTAACTACGAAAAAAACCCAAAAAAAAGCGTACCAAAAACCACAACGCGATACCGAACCAGCTAATTTCGGAGCCGAACAAATATCAGAGGTGGACATATGGATGCTCACGGTCTTCTTCAGATTGGGCTTGCGGGCCTTGATGGCGGCGGCGAGGAGGCGAGGGAGTCGGTCAGAGTGTGCGGCCTCAACGTGGGACGGCCACACCTCCGGGCCCTTGTAACAGAGGAACACGTGGCGCTCGTGGAATCCCACCGTCCCGACCAGCTTCTCCTTCCCGAGCTCCGGGCGCAGGAACCCGAAAGATATGTCTGGATCCGGCACCGCGGCCGCGGCGGCAAGGGCTGCGTCCGTCGCGTCAGCCGCTGGAGACGGAGAAGGAGACGCGAGGGGAGCATCACCTGCCGTAGGGGAGGCCATGAGGAGGCGGAGTGGCAGTAAGTAGACGGCGGCGGGTTGGTGCGAGCTGCGAGGAAGAGACTGGTTGTGGTGGAAATGGAAATTGCTTGGGGAGTTAAGATAGAAGCGAGGGAAGCTATATAACAGCGCAAAGATGTTTCAACAGATGGAACTCAACTTATATGATGCTAAATGATATACTGTACTACCATGATATATTGTGAGGCTCAAGTCTAAAAGATCGCCGAAGGTATGAAAAGATTTTTCCTTCTGGCGATGAATGGACCATGGCTACAACAATGAATCAATGCTTAGAGATATTTTATAACCTTACAACACTACTATCTGGCAGCAAACTTGTTTTATAGAGATTTTTGTGACATAAACGACATTCTTGACGGGTGGAAATATTCTGATGATGTGACTATTAAGATAATGGCTTTGCTATGAGTAAAAAGTTTGAGAAATATTGGAAGAAGTCCAATAGTGCACTTGTTGTGGCTTCATTtcttgatcctagatacaagaacAAGCTCATAGGGTTCTATATGAGAAAGTTCCATGGTGACTtataccaaatttatgttgatgagttTGTGCCTCTTTTGAGAAAAATGTTCCAACACTATGCTACCTCAATACCTATAACATCAACTTCAAGCAAGAGTACTATGTACCTCAATACCTACGACATCAACTTCAAGCAAGAGTACTATGAGTGGTCTTGCTCCTAGAGGTGTTGTCTCCAAGGCTGAACTTGATGCCTTCTTGTATGATGATCTTTGCCCAAGTACCGGTAAGTGTAATGACTTGGATAAGTATATGATAGAACCACTTATGAAGCAAAGTGAGTTTGATATTTtgtcatggtggaagaacaaaaaAGAAGAATATCCCATACTTTCTCAGATGGCTCGTGATGTTATGTCTATACAAGTGTCAACTGTTGGTTCATTGTCTGCTTTTAGTGCTGGTGGGCGGGTCATTGATCCATACCGTAGTCACCTTGATCCTGAGATGGTGGGAGCGTTAATTTGCACCAAAGATTAGATAGCTGCAACAAACAAAGGTAACAGTTATATTTGCTACTCTTCTTGGTGCTTTAATTTGCTTCATACATATACGTGTGCTAGCTGTAGCCTACATACCACTTCTTGATGCTATGAAAAAGCCAATACAAAGCACAGACAATTCACTAAACTAGTAGTGTTGTTAATTTGTTATGAGACCAGCGGTCCAGCACAAAATACCTTTTTATTTGTAACTATAGAAGTTTTTCTTGTATTAACATTGTCTTGTATTTGCATTTTAGCTTCCACGCCTGTGTCATCCCTTCCTATAGACATGGAGGTTTTAGATGCGATATCTACTTCTTCAGATGTCATAGAAGATATATCAAGTGATCCAGACGACATGCTACATGATTTATAGTTTATGTATCGTTTGTTTAAGACTTATATATTGTGTGGTTAAAACTTCAGTGAACATGTATGATCATTTATGTGTGGTCAAGACTATGTATTGTGTACGTATTTGTGTGGTTGAGACTTGTATGTGGATGTGAATGAACAATTGTGTTTTAAAACTTATGTATTGTGTGTTAAAATGTATGATTGGACATGTATGAGTGTATGACCAATTGTGTGGTTAGGATTTGTTTATTCTGAGCTTTTCCGATTACCGTTATTGTTTCCTGATTAATTTCGAGCTATTTTGATCGGATTTATCCATTTTCGTTATACCGGAATTTATCGTCCTGGTCCGTTTTCGACGTTTCCGTTTATCGATTTCGATCGAACAAAAAATTATGCTGGTGAAAACGGTGAGAGGTTTTTTCCGACTATTACCGACCGTTTTCATTCTTAGTGTGGTGAGGATGGGCAAATGtggtttatatggttgagggtgcaaccccctAAGTCCCACATGTGGATTGGGGTCaatactagagtatccaaacaaATCCTAATGGGCTAGCTTTAGGAATGTCATGGTTTCGACCTTTCGGGAACCGagggacaataagatttgtgtcCGGTAGGGATGTTAGCACAGACTCACTCTAAATGGTGAGCTACGAGGGGCTCGCGGGTGGATCTGAGGCGAGTCAGTTATACTAGTCTAGGCTAAGACACCAGTCCAGTGTAGTGCTGATCATCGTATTGCTTGGAACGTATTACAGTTGGGTGCTTGTGTGAAGTTGTAGAGACATGGGGTTAAGTTTGGATGGGGGTTGTCTTGCCCTTTATAGCCCAAGGGTAGACGTTACAATGAGGCCTAGTATTCTACCGGGGTGGAGTTTTGCCTCTTGCTTATGGGCTGCTGTCACATCCGATTTTAGAaggtaaactgaatgcgaaccatgtacgtgtcaggatcataaATTCACGTGCACATCGATTACATagttgaacatcatcacacattgatcaaaataatagcggaaataagtactttattacatcacgatgtccaaaaacatccacatagtcattaagttAAATCATCATCAAAGTGTTGAACGAAATGCAGTACGATAAGGCTATCATATGCAGCTgactggggtttgccactaaactattctataactcgtcgaagtcctgaaacTTCTGAAAGTTCTCCATGTtgtcttcatcttctcctgagcactggttgcaatggggacaacctgggttttggtgtttttaagtaagggtgagtacacatcaacgtactcagcaaatatccTGTTTGGCtagagtggactagctgtatgtggggtaagcttaaagcagttgcttttagttggtcaggtatttattactagtagaaagccaagttttagcaataatcacaagttattaacccaaaagtacttcctccaagaggaaataccagaatccatagttataatcatcatcattaaggtatccagagtaactctaatcaaaggagctcccaatgctgctcataactgtgagcacgaatgatataccagtttctaacactctgtaaaggttgcacactttactcaCGACTCGTGATCCCTTCCTAggatgggttgtacagacccgatcttcactaacgAGGtgtcgaggtgaatggccaaggatccactatgtagcctttataaagattccccagaggtcaaAGTCGTCCGTTagatttctctagtttgataaacacagtacttctcACCACTGGAAGGGTGGCTAACAGAAGCGACACAAAAGAACCTCAGCACCCagtctcggcagagcaagtactgtgcccggacccattgacggcacgacggtgaagcCAATTACACATCAAGTTACTCTAATTAATCATCTAAGGGCGTCACATACCAATCTCATGCTTGTACTCTTTATCCAGgtcgtcatccaacgaacaggtccttacagagaggtactcgggaaacagtttgagtcccctaaagtatcacaaattcatcatcataatcaagatattaTCATCGTATCATACATATTATCATCATGTTCATTGTTTAAAGTAAAGCAGTAGCATAATACTAATCATTGTAACCAATTCTCAATGGATATCCAAGGATAGAAAAAACACTAGTCAATCTTTagtttgatcatggtatgcggaacaatgaattataaagtaagtaggacataatgtgttagaggacacttgccttcaccaggttgctgcttagTGAAATCTCCTGCAACACACTTGAAaaccacggactgctcgttgtctacgcaaagcaatcattcattcaacacacttggggaataacgaaagaacagtacaccaaccATATGCAACAGAGTGAACACAGGTTCAATAGAAAGGTACAGGCACACAGGTGAAATCTAGGTTCTGGGATAGATCACTATGCCTAAGGTCTATTGCTCCCTAACTAAACATTTCCCAGTAGATTACAAATTTAGGCACATAAATATTCACTAGGGTTTCATCTTTTATTTTACCGCACAAAATTGAGACATGGAGACAATGAAT is a genomic window of Zea mays cultivar B73 chromosome 5, Zm-B73-REFERENCE-NAM-5.0, whole genome shotgun sequence containing:
- the LOC100192732 gene encoding uncharacterized protein LOC100192732, with product MASPTAGDAPLASPSPSPAADATDAALAAAAAVPDPDISFGFLRPELGKEKLVGTVGFHERHVFLCYKGPEVWPSHVEAAHSDRLPRLLAAAIKARKPNLKKTIKFTICEGEDGTESSNGDVLIFPDMIRYKGLTHFDVDNFVEEVFVKDIDWLPGSPEPISGSYVFVCSHQRRDIRCGICGPALIKRFKEEINGLGLDGQVAVSACSHVGGHKYAGNVIIFSSDAKGEVVGHWYGYVVPDDVPVLLHKHIGQGEVVDRLWRGQMGLSEEQQKQALELRSMTNGGKESLEETETDGASCNPAATGGCCQGNGGFTRALEQQKQALELRSMTNGGKESLEETETDGASCNPAATGGCCQGNGSFTCCHPDLPKEKRDKSIAIEQNPKSCEENGKEGGGAGSKKGNSKTCPMPTWFETWERADTYAALAVVAAAAAVFISFRIYKNLN
- the LOC100192732 gene encoding uncharacterized protein isoform X1, whose product is MASPTAGDAPLASPSPSPAADATDAALAAAAAVPDPDISFGFLRPELGKEKLVGTVGFHERHVFLCYKGPEVWPSHVEAAHSDRLPRLLAAAIKARKPNLKKTIKFTICEGEDGTESSNGDVLIFPDMIRYKGLTHFDVDNFVEEVFVKDIDWLPGSPEPISGSYVFVCSHQRRDIRCGICGPALIKRFKEEINGLGLDGQVAVSACSHVGGHKYAGNVIIFSSDAKGEVVGHWYGYVVPDDVPVLLHKHIGQGEVVDRLWRGQMGLSEEQQKQALELRSMTNGGKESLEETETDGASCNPAATGGCCQGNGSFTCCHPDLPKEKRDKSIAIEQNPKSCEENGKEGGGAGSKKGNSKTCPMPTWFETWERADTYAALAVVAAAAAVFISFRIYKNLN